AAATTCACCTAAAGGATTATGCATATAAGAAATAAAAAAGGTGATTATATAAATATATTCAATTTAGATTATATATTAGATTATAGTTTTCTAAAATCAAGTAAAATATATACTTCAACATAGTTAATAGTAGAGAATCCTTAAATATGCACTAAGTAACTTTCTACTATGATCGTAGAACCATATTTAGATAACAGTTTGTATTCTTTATCTAAAGACATATCTAATGCTTTAAATAAGAAAGAGACTGAAAGAATACAGAAAGATAAAGTCCTTTTAATCCTTATTGACGGTTTAGGATATTCTTTAGCAGAAAGAATAAATTTTAAAGCAGAAAAAATACACTCAGTATTTCCAACAATAACTATAACAGTACTTACTACCTTACTCACAGCTCAACCTCCAGGCAAACATGGAATAATGGGATGGAGAATTTTCGACAAAGAAAATGGAAAAATAATAAACTTAATAGATGAGTATTATAACCAATCTTCTTCAATAAATCCTTATTTATCAGAAGAAGACGTAATTTTAGCACCGGCCCTAAGACCGATGATCAGAATATTTAGCAAAATAACAAAAAATGTAGTACCTTATTTCTCTCCTTGGGATGCAATAAGTCAAACATACGAAATAGCTAAAAAGAAAAATCCCAGATTTATGTTCTTATACTTACCATTCGTAGATGCAGTAAGCCACCATTTTGGACCATATTCAGAACACACGCTAAGAACAGCAAAAGAAATAACAAACTTAGCAGAAACCCTAGCTAACGATTTGAAGAAAGACTATTCAGTTATTATTACAGCAGATCACGGTCACATACCAGTTGAAGGAGTAGTTAAACTAGATAAAAAAGAAATAATTAAAAGGTTAGACGTACCACCTTTTGGAGACTACAGGAATTTAATGCTAATAACTAGAGAAAATCCATCAAAAATCTTTGAAAACTATCCAGTTCTAGTCCTTAAAAAGGAAAAACTAGCTAAAATAACCGGAGGAGAAAACGTACCAGATTACGCAGTAGTTCCAACTGACAACAGACTATACATGTATTGGGACGATGAAGAAGAAGCAAAACATTTAGGATCCCATGGTGGAATGAATAAAGAAGAAATCGAAATACCATTGCTTATTAAACAATAAATACATATATTTTTTCTTCACAATTATAAATTGATAATTCTCTCTTTTTTCTTTTCTTGATATATACTGTTTTTCCTAGCAAAAAACTAATATTACTCTCCTAAGGTTTTCTATGTAAACTTGAAGTAAAGAATATAGACCAAAAATTAAAGTTCAATATTATCGTACAAATTCAGTGTACTAATCAATCAACCAATACACGTAAAAATGAAAAGACTAGCATTTTTATATTAGATTTTTTGGAATTATTGTAAAAGTATAGTTCTAGCGTTTTTAGATGTCAAACTACAGAAATCTACTCTGCAATCTCTATTTCCTCCTGCAATTATGTCCTCTTCTTTTAATCCTTTAGCTCTCTGTGCTATTTCATTATACTCATTTTGTGGTATAATAGTAGTGACAATATGAGCATTCAATTCTTTTGCAGCTATAGCTGCTGCGACACTCATTGCTTTTCTTCCTCCGGTAAAGTCTACGTAATCTCCCTTAGATATTCTTGATGATACTTCTTTCATAAATAACTCA
This genomic window from Acidianus manzaensis contains:
- a CDS encoding alkaline phosphatase family protein encodes the protein MIVEPYLDNSLYSLSKDISNALNKKETERIQKDKVLLILIDGLGYSLAERINFKAEKIHSVFPTITITVLTTLLTAQPPGKHGIMGWRIFDKENGKIINLIDEYYNQSSSINPYLSEEDVILAPALRPMIRIFSKITKNVVPYFSPWDAISQTYEIAKKKNPRFMFLYLPFVDAVSHHFGPYSEHTLRTAKEITNLAETLANDLKKDYSVIITADHGHIPVEGVVKLDKKEIIKRLDVPPFGDYRNLMLITRENPSKIFENYPVLVLKKEKLAKITGGENVPDYAVVPTDNRLYMYWDDEEEAKHLGSHGGMNKEEIEIPLLIKQ
- the crn1 gene encoding CRISPR-associated ring nuclease Crn1; the protein is MVKLVCTLGTSPGGIFETLGNLRKGNYEAENPIPVNIKEVYVIRTSDKAVDIAWKLVKAIFACCGEKDVTISDISLQITDITSNSDYELFMKEVSSRISKGDYVDFTGGRKAMSVAAAIAAKELNAHIVTTIIPQNEYNEIAQRAKGLKEEDIIAGGNRDCRVDFCSLTSKNARTILLQ